Proteins encoded within one genomic window of Thermodesulfobacteriota bacterium:
- a CDS encoding DUF302 domain-containing protein, whose product MEVTELSKYSFGGETNLSFDEAVKKVTETLKEQGFGILTEIDAKKVLKEKLGLERKPYKILGACNPHFAHRAIDIEPELGTLLPCNVLVYEKEDGKVLVTAMNPEAALKLVGNPDIEEIAKEVKKRIQNALENL is encoded by the coding sequence ATGGAAGTAACAGAGTTAAGTAAATACTCCTTTGGTGGAGAAACCAACCTGAGCTTTGATGAAGCCGTAAAGAAAGTAACCGAGACCCTAAAGGAACAGGGCTTTGGTATTCTCACCGAGATCGATGCAAAGAAGGTGCTTAAAGAAAAGTTGGGACTCGAGAGGAAACCTTATAAGATTCTGGGTGCCTGCAATCCTCATTTTGCTCATAGGGCGATTGATATAGAGCCTGAATTGGGCACGCTTCTTCCCTGCAATGTCCTGGTTTACGAAAAAGAGGATGGAAAGGTACTAGTAACAGCAATGAACCCAGAAGCAGCTTTAAAGCTGGTTGGTAATCCCGATATAGAAGAAATCGCAAAAGAGGTTAAAAAAAGAATACAAAATGCCCTAGAAAACCTATAG
- the trxA gene encoding thioredoxin: MGNVIQLTTEDFNNEVIASEKPVLVDFYATWCMPCKILFPILDELAKEFEGRIKFGRVDVEKEYPLAVRYEISGVPTLVLFKGGIILDIIVGLCRLKL; this comes from the coding sequence ATGGGTAATGTCATCCAACTAACGACTGAAGACTTTAATAATGAAGTAATCGCTTCTGAAAAGCCGGTTTTAGTGGATTTTTATGCCACATGGTGTATGCCTTGTAAGATACTCTTTCCTATACTTGATGAACTGGCAAAAGAGTTTGAAGGGCGCATTAAGTTTGGGAGGGTGGATGTAGAAAAAGAGTACCCGCTTGCAGTACGATATGAAATAAGCGGTGTTCCTACGCTTGTACTGTTTAAAGGAGGAATAATACTTGACATTATAGTTGGTTTATGTCGCCTAAAGCTCTAA
- a CDS encoding cytochrome c, which translates to CHQANGQGLPGAFPPLVGSEWVINDPETPIRIVLHGLQGPIEVKGTTYNNVMPEWGSKLSNEEIAAVLTHVRRSWGNNAGEITPNMVNEVRKGTADRTTPWTADELQQLRGRE; encoded by the coding sequence CCTGCCACCAGGCAAACGGACAGGGACTCCCAGGCGCATTCCCACCACTGGTCGGTTCCGAATGGGTAATAAATGACCCGGAGACCCCGATAAGGATTGTGCTTCACGGCCTTCAGGGACCTATAGAGGTAAAGGGCACGACCTACAACAACGTCATGCCTGAATGGGGCTCCAAGCTTTCAAACGAAGAGATCGCTGCCGTCCTCACCCACGTTCGAAGAAGCTGGGGAAATAACGCTGGGGAAATTACGCCAAACATGGTAAACGAAGTTCGCAAAGGAACTGCCGACCGTACCACTCCCTGGACAGCCGATGAATTGCAACAACTTAGAGGTCGGGAGTAG